In Streptomyces qaidamensis, one DNA window encodes the following:
- a CDS encoding FhaA domain-containing protein produces the protein MGVLKKFEQRLEGLVNGTFAKVFKSEVQPVEIAGALQRECDNNATIWNRDRTVVPNDFIVELSTPDFERLSPYSGQLGDELAGMVRDYAKQQRYTFMGPIKVHLEKADDLDTGLYRVRSRTLASSSSQQGGPGGGAAAPAAPQGGRPGGYGYPPAAAPSGAPPMPASPPPGGRPGGYGYPPAASGQRPPAAPASGGRTRHWIEINGTRHQISRATLVLGRSTDADVRIDDPGVSRRHCEIRTGTPSTIQDLGSTNGIVVDGQHTTRATLRDGSRIVVGSTTIIYRQAEG, from the coding sequence ATGGGAGTCCTGAAGAAGTTCGAGCAGCGTCTCGAAGGTCTGGTCAACGGCACCTTCGCCAAGGTGTTCAAGTCCGAGGTCCAGCCCGTGGAGATCGCGGGAGCGCTCCAGCGCGAGTGCGACAACAACGCCACCATCTGGAACCGCGACCGCACGGTCGTGCCCAACGACTTCATCGTCGAACTGAGCACACCGGACTTCGAGCGGCTCAGCCCCTACTCCGGCCAGCTCGGCGACGAGCTCGCCGGCATGGTGCGCGACTACGCCAAGCAGCAGCGCTACACCTTCATGGGCCCGATCAAGGTGCACCTGGAGAAGGCGGACGACCTCGACACCGGCCTGTACCGGGTGCGCAGCCGTACGCTCGCCTCCTCCAGCAGCCAGCAGGGCGGCCCGGGAGGCGGTGCCGCCGCGCCCGCCGCCCCGCAGGGCGGACGCCCCGGCGGCTACGGCTACCCGCCGGCCGCCGCACCCTCCGGCGCCCCGCCCATGCCGGCCTCGCCGCCGCCCGGCGGCCGTCCCGGCGGCTACGGCTACCCGCCCGCCGCGAGCGGCCAGCGGCCCCCGGCCGCCCCCGCCTCCGGCGGACGCACGCGCCACTGGATCGAGATCAACGGCACCCGCCATCAGATCTCCCGCGCAACACTCGTACTGGGCCGCAGCACCGACGCCGACGTGCGGATCGACGACCCCGGCGTCTCCCGCCGGCACTGCGAGATCCGGACCGGAACGCCCTCGACGATCCAGGATCTCGGATCCACCAACGGCATCGTGGTGGACGGGCAGCACACCACCCGCGCTACGCTCCGCGACGGCTCGCGGATCGTCGTGGGCAGCACCACCATCATTTACCGGCAAGCCGAAGGGTGA
- a CDS encoding Stp1/IreP family PP2C-type Ser/Thr phosphatase — MSLSLRFAAGSHKGMIREGNEDSGYAGPRLLAIADGMGGAAAGEVASSEAISTIVALDDDVPGSDLLTSLGTAVQRANDQLRSMVEDDPQLEGMGTTLTALLWTGQRLGLVHVGDSRAYLLRDGVLTQITQDHTWVQRLVDEGRITEEEATTHPQRSLLMRALGSGDHVEPDLSIREVRAGDRYLICSDGLSGVVSHQTLEDTLASYQGPQETVQNLIELALRGGGPDNITVIIADVLDLDTGDTLAGQLSDTPVVVGAVAENQHQLHDNGIMQTPAGRASGLGRHGHGQGGGGGEFGPPGSGDTTGYIPASGFDYGDDDFAKPRKKGRWLKRSFYGVLALALIGGGLYGGYRWTQTQYYVGAEDEHVALYRGISQDLAWVSLSKVEKDHPEIELKYLPPYQQKQVEATIPEGGLKNAQAKIQELSVQASACKKEAQRREAESQNNSKTGEGEAGGTTGTTPASFTSKATPTPNPSSPSGSPSAPEKSTPPTTTAPTPSPGPSLSEEEQKVVSLCGKQ, encoded by the coding sequence ATGAGTCTGTCACTGCGCTTCGCGGCCGGATCGCACAAGGGCATGATCCGGGAGGGCAACGAGGACTCCGGATACGCCGGCCCGCGCCTGCTCGCCATCGCCGACGGCATGGGCGGCGCCGCGGCCGGTGAGGTCGCCTCCTCCGAGGCCATCTCCACCATCGTCGCGCTCGACGACGACGTCCCCGGCTCCGACCTCCTCACCTCGCTCGGCACGGCGGTGCAGCGCGCCAACGACCAGTTGCGCTCGATGGTCGAGGACGACCCCCAGCTGGAGGGCATGGGGACCACCCTCACCGCCCTGCTGTGGACGGGCCAGCGCCTCGGCCTGGTCCACGTCGGCGACTCGCGCGCCTACCTGCTCCGCGACGGCGTCCTCACCCAGATCACCCAGGACCACACCTGGGTGCAGCGCCTGGTCGACGAGGGCCGCATCACCGAGGAGGAGGCCACCACGCACCCGCAGCGCTCGCTGCTGATGCGCGCCCTCGGATCCGGCGACCACGTCGAGCCCGACCTGTCCATCCGCGAGGTCCGCGCCGGCGACCGCTACCTCATCTGCTCCGACGGCCTGTCCGGCGTGGTGTCCCACCAGACCCTGGAGGACACCCTCGCCAGCTACCAGGGCCCCCAGGAGACCGTCCAGAACCTGATCGAGCTGGCCCTGCGCGGCGGCGGCCCGGACAACATCACCGTCATCATCGCCGACGTCCTCGACCTCGACACCGGCGACACCCTCGCGGGCCAGCTGTCCGACACCCCCGTCGTCGTCGGCGCCGTCGCCGAGAACCAGCACCAGCTGCACGACAACGGCATCATGCAGACCCCCGCCGGCCGCGCCTCCGGGCTCGGCCGCCACGGACACGGCCAGGGCGGCGGAGGCGGCGAATTCGGCCCGCCCGGCTCCGGAGACACCACCGGCTACATCCCCGCCTCCGGCTTCGATTACGGCGACGACGACTTCGCCAAGCCCCGCAAGAAGGGCCGCTGGCTGAAGAGATCCTTCTACGGCGTCCTCGCACTGGCCCTCATCGGCGGCGGCCTGTACGGCGGTTACCGCTGGACGCAGACGCAGTACTACGTCGGCGCCGAGGACGAGCACGTCGCGCTGTACCGCGGCATCAGCCAGGACCTGGCCTGGGTCTCGCTCTCGAAGGTCGAGAAGGACCACCCCGAGATCGAACTCAAGTACCTGCCGCCCTACCAGCAGAAGCAGGTCGAGGCAACCATCCCCGAGGGCGGTCTGAAGAACGCCCAGGCGAAGATCCAGGAACTGTCGGTGCAGGCCTCCGCGTGCAAGAAGGAAGCGCAGCGGCGCGAAGCCGAGAGCCAGAACAACTCCAAGACCGGCGAAGGCGAGGCCGGGGGCACCACGGGAACCACTCCCGCCTCCTTCACGTCCAAGGCCACACCGACGCCGAACCCGTCCAGCCCGTCGGGTTCACCGTCGGCACCGGAGAAGTCCACGCCCCCGACCACGACCGCACCCACTCCCAGCCCCGGCCCCAGCCTCTCGGAGGAAGAGCAGAAGGTCGTCTCGCTGTGCGGTAAGCAGTAG
- a CDS encoding ScbR family autoregulator-binding transcription factor, which yields MTKQDRAVRTRLALIRSAAAQFEAHGYVRAGLARISAGAGVSSGALHFHFADKAAVAEAVEDAAARALREAAVRGHGGDGCALQRLVDVTHHVARLLCADVVVRAGLRLNVEGAAGRVRDLRREWRECVQGLLAEAERRGELAAGVTPQRTGAVVLAATTGIEVLAREDQEWLARPSLTDLWQLLLPSLAAPRLAGAVDPAGSDPTGSGPAGAEPVGSQPVGSQPVGSDPAVSDPAGRGPVARDGQAEAGRAGLALR from the coding sequence GTGACCAAACAGGACCGGGCCGTCCGGACCCGTCTCGCGCTGATCCGGTCGGCGGCCGCACAGTTCGAGGCCCATGGGTACGTAAGGGCCGGCCTGGCGCGGATCAGCGCGGGAGCCGGCGTCAGCTCCGGTGCGCTGCACTTCCACTTCGCCGACAAGGCCGCCGTCGCGGAGGCCGTCGAGGACGCTGCCGCCCGAGCCCTGCGCGAGGCCGCGGTCCGTGGTCACGGTGGTGACGGCTGCGCCCTGCAACGTCTCGTGGACGTCACGCATCACGTCGCCCGGCTCCTGTGCGCCGATGTCGTGGTGCGTGCGGGGCTGCGGCTGAACGTGGAAGGTGCGGCCGGGCGGGTGCGGGACCTGCGCCGGGAGTGGCGGGAGTGCGTGCAGGGGCTGCTGGCCGAGGCGGAGCGCAGGGGGGAACTCGCCGCCGGTGTGACGCCGCAGCGCACCGGCGCCGTCGTCCTCGCCGCCACGACCGGCATCGAGGTGCTGGCGCGGGAGGACCAGGAGTGGCTCGCCCGGCCGTCGCTGACCGACCTGTGGCAGTTGCTCCTGCCGAGCCTGGCGGCGCCTCGGCTGGCCGGGGCGGTGGATCCGGCGGGGAGTGATCCGACGGGGAGCGGCCCTGCGGGGGCCGAACCGGTGGGGAGTCAACCGGTGGGGAGTCAACCGGTGGGGAGTGATCCGGCGGTGAGTGATCCGGCGGGGCGCGGACCGGTCGCCCGGGACGGGCAGGCGGAGGCGGGCAGGGCGGGGCTCGCGCTGCGGTAG
- a CDS encoding NAD-dependent epimerase/dehydratase family protein — protein sequence MTVKVLITGASGFVGSRVADTAKRQPDVHVRLLSRPAPHGPEYVHGDLCAPPSLRGVCADTDVLVHCATRVGGDAETVQAVNDHGTRALVEEAVRAGVRRIVYVSTAAVHGRGPFRGVRPGEVPIAPASPTSRTRAAAERYVLDAGGLVLRPHLVYGEGDRWVIPGLVWLMKELSATLTGCEALQSMIDVDTLGRAVVAAALSPAPGGGVHHVNHPEPVAVADLLAAVSREMGEPGGGAAVDVATALDRVAGSPPALHHLGMLTVDHWFVDDAFWKDLDCPPGEGFAAAFTRAAPWYRAFLDGRRAP from the coding sequence GTGACGGTCAAGGTTCTGATCACGGGCGCGAGCGGCTTCGTCGGCAGCCGGGTCGCCGACACGGCAAAGCGGCAACCGGACGTCCACGTACGCCTGCTGTCCCGGCCTGCGCCGCACGGCCCCGAGTACGTCCACGGCGACCTCTGCGCCCCGCCCTCCCTGCGCGGGGTCTGCGCCGACACCGACGTCCTGGTGCACTGCGCCACGCGGGTCGGCGGCGACGCCGAAACCGTCCAGGCGGTCAACGACCACGGCACCCGTGCCCTGGTCGAGGAGGCCGTGCGCGCCGGGGTGCGCCGGATCGTGTACGTCAGTACGGCCGCCGTCCACGGCCGGGGCCCCTTCCGCGGCGTACGCCCCGGGGAGGTGCCGATCGCTCCGGCGTCACCCACCAGCCGCACCCGGGCCGCCGCCGAACGGTACGTCCTCGACGCCGGCGGCCTCGTGCTGCGCCCGCACCTCGTGTACGGCGAGGGCGACCGCTGGGTGATCCCCGGCCTGGTGTGGCTGATGAAGGAACTGTCGGCCACCCTGACCGGCTGCGAGGCGCTCCAGTCGATGATCGACGTCGACACCCTGGGCCGTGCGGTGGTGGCCGCCGCGCTCTCCCCCGCGCCCGGCGGCGGTGTGCACCACGTCAACCACCCCGAGCCGGTGGCGGTCGCGGACCTGCTGGCCGCCGTGTCCCGGGAGATGGGGGAGCCCGGCGGCGGTGCGGCCGTGGACGTCGCCACCGCCCTCGACCGGGTCGCCGGGTCACCGCCCGCCCTCCATCACCTCGGCATGCTCACCGTCGACCACTGGTTCGTGGACGACGCGTTCTGGAAGGACCTCGACTGCCCGCCCGGTGAGGGGTTCGCGGCCGCGTTCACCCGCGCGGCGCCCTGGTACCGCGCGTTCCTCGACGGCCGGAGGGCCCCCTGA
- a CDS encoding spore photoproduct lyase family protein: MHHPSGTPGDDSDGTLFGLDALAPGPAAPGSTTAPGTDSSFRTSATARRLLSVREIYAEPAAAASPRGRQISARFPDARVIMVDSHWRIPGLHGNEGNVERWVRIKGETLVLGEKKTLTTRPNGRSADWIAPGTSNGCAMACAYCYVPRRKGYANPITVFTNIDRIIAHLARHIARQGPKPEPNQCDPEAWVYDIGENGDCSVDALICHNTADLVHAFRQWPTAKASFATKFVNPDLLALDPRGRTRVRFSLMPPDDARLLDVRTSPVAERIAAAADFLDAGYEVHFNLSPVVVRPGWQDAWAELLVHLDDVLPPRVKQQAAAEVIMLTHNRELHEVNLGWHPRAEETLWRPELQQAKRSENGALNIRYRNGVKAEAVHTLRALIDHHAPWLRVRYAF, encoded by the coding sequence ATGCACCACCCGTCCGGCACCCCGGGCGACGACTCCGACGGCACACTGTTCGGGCTCGACGCCCTCGCCCCCGGCCCCGCCGCCCCTGGCTCCACCACCGCTCCCGGCACGGACTCGTCCTTCCGGACCTCCGCCACGGCCCGTCGGCTGCTGTCCGTGCGGGAGATCTACGCCGAGCCCGCGGCCGCCGCGTCCCCGCGAGGGCGGCAGATCAGCGCCCGGTTCCCCGACGCGCGGGTGATCATGGTCGACTCCCACTGGCGCATCCCCGGGCTGCACGGCAACGAGGGCAACGTCGAGCGCTGGGTGCGCATCAAGGGAGAGACGCTGGTCCTGGGCGAGAAGAAGACCCTCACCACCCGCCCCAACGGCCGGTCGGCGGACTGGATCGCTCCCGGCACCTCCAACGGCTGCGCGATGGCCTGCGCCTACTGCTACGTGCCCCGGCGCAAGGGATACGCCAACCCCATCACCGTCTTCACCAACATCGACCGGATCATCGCCCACCTCGCGAGGCACATCGCTCGACAGGGGCCCAAGCCCGAGCCGAACCAGTGCGACCCCGAGGCGTGGGTGTACGACATCGGCGAGAACGGCGACTGCTCGGTGGACGCCCTGATCTGCCACAACACCGCTGACCTGGTGCACGCCTTCCGGCAGTGGCCCACCGCCAAGGCGTCCTTCGCCACCAAGTTCGTCAACCCCGACCTGCTGGCCCTCGACCCACGCGGTCGCACCCGCGTCCGGTTCTCGCTGATGCCACCGGACGACGCCCGGCTACTCGATGTGCGCACCTCACCCGTCGCCGAGCGCATCGCCGCCGCGGCGGACTTCCTGGACGCGGGATACGAGGTGCACTTCAACCTCTCACCCGTGGTCGTCCGCCCCGGCTGGCAGGATGCCTGGGCCGAGCTGCTCGTCCACCTCGACGACGTCCTGCCCCCGCGGGTGAAACAGCAGGCCGCCGCGGAGGTGATCATGCTCACCCACAACCGGGAGCTGCACGAGGTCAACCTCGGCTGGCATCCCCGCGCCGAGGAGACGCTGTGGCGCCCTGAGCTCCAGCAGGCCAAGCGCTCCGAGAACGGCGCCCTGAACATCCGCTACCGCAACGGGGTCAAGGCGGAGGCCGTGCACACCCTGCGCGCCCTGATCGACCACCACGCGCCCTGGCTACGCGTGCGCTACGCCTTCTGA
- a CDS encoding peptidoglycan D,D-transpeptidase FtsI family protein, which produces MNKPLRRIAIFCGLLVLALLIRDNWIQYVQADELRTDKNNRRVTIERYASPRGNIIVGGEPITGSAESSGSDYRFKRTYKDGPMWAPVTGYASQAFGATQLENLEDGILTGNDDRLFFRNTLDMLTGEKQQGGNVVTTLNAAAQKAAYNGLKKQGGKGAVVALEPSTGKILALASYPSYDPSSFAGNSTTTDTPAWQKLQKKNNPNDPMLNRALRETYPPGSTFKVVTAAAALEDGIYTDPDGKTDSPDPWIMKGTTTKLPNEGNIPCKNATLRVALQYSCNTVFGKIGSDLGNDKMLDMAKKFGFDEEQFTPVRANASVFSDNMNPSQTALSSIGQFNTAATPLQMAMVASAVANDGKLMKPYMVDELQSPGLDPIQKTDPEELSQPLSAENAQKLQSMMETVVDKGTGSRAKIDGVKVGGKTGTAQHGVDNSENPYAWFISYAKGEDGSAPVAVAVVVEDDNAVRDDISGGGLAAPIARNVMEAVIKK; this is translated from the coding sequence ATGAACAAGCCCCTGCGCCGGATCGCGATCTTCTGCGGCCTGCTCGTTCTGGCACTGCTGATCCGCGACAACTGGATCCAGTACGTCCAGGCCGACGAGCTCCGGACCGACAAGAACAACCGCCGCGTCACCATCGAGCGCTACGCCTCCCCCCGCGGCAACATCATCGTCGGCGGGGAGCCGATCACCGGCTCCGCCGAATCGTCGGGCAGCGACTACAGGTTCAAGCGCACCTACAAGGACGGCCCCATGTGGGCGCCGGTCACCGGCTACGCCTCGCAGGCCTTCGGCGCCACTCAGCTGGAGAACCTCGAGGACGGCATCCTCACCGGCAACGACGACAGGCTGTTCTTCCGCAACACCCTCGACATGCTCACGGGCGAGAAGCAGCAGGGCGGCAACGTCGTCACCACCCTGAACGCCGCCGCCCAGAAGGCCGCCTACAACGGCCTCAAGAAGCAGGGCGGCAAGGGCGCCGTCGTCGCCCTGGAGCCGTCCACGGGCAAGATCCTGGCCCTGGCCTCCTACCCGTCGTACGACCCGTCGTCCTTCGCCGGCAACTCCACGACGACGGACACCCCGGCCTGGCAGAAGCTGCAGAAGAAGAACAACCCGAACGACCCGATGCTCAACCGCGCGCTGCGCGAGACCTACCCGCCGGGCTCCACCTTCAAGGTCGTCACCGCGGCCGCCGCCCTCGAGGACGGCATCTACACGGACCCGGACGGCAAGACCGACTCGCCCGACCCGTGGATCATGAAGGGCACCACCACCAAGCTGCCCAACGAGGGCAACATCCCCTGCAAGAACGCGACGCTGCGGGTGGCCCTCCAGTACTCCTGCAACACCGTCTTCGGCAAGATCGGCTCCGACCTCGGCAACGACAAGATGCTGGACATGGCCAAGAAGTTCGGCTTCGACGAGGAGCAGTTCACGCCGGTCCGCGCCAACGCCTCGGTCTTCTCCGACAACATGAACCCGTCTCAGACCGCGCTGTCCTCCATCGGCCAGTTCAACACCGCCGCGACGCCACTGCAGATGGCCATGGTCGCCTCCGCCGTCGCCAACGACGGCAAGCTGATGAAGCCGTACATGGTCGACGAGCTCCAGTCGCCCGGCCTCGACCCGATCCAGAAGACCGACCCCGAAGAGCTGAGCCAGCCCCTGTCGGCGGAGAACGCCCAGAAACTCCAGTCCATGATGGAGACGGTCGTCGACAAGGGCACCGGCTCCAGGGCCAAGATCGACGGCGTCAAGGTGGGCGGCAAGACCGGCACCGCCCAGCACGGCGTCGACAACAGCGAGAACCCCTACGCGTGGTTCATCTCCTACGCCAAGGGCGAGGACGGCAGCGCGCCGGTCGCCGTGGCGGTCGTCGTCGAGGACGACAACGCCGTCCGTGACGACATCTCCGGCGGCGGCCTCGCGGCACCGATCGCGAGGAACGTGATGGAGGCGGTCATCAAGAAGTGA
- a CDS encoding cytochrome P450 family protein has product MAQQACPFLSIDPSGQDLYGEISRIRAQGPAVEVELPGGVRAWWITGLELNKRLLAGPETSKDAFQHWPAWINGDISRTWPLAIWVSVRNMVTAYGSDHTRLRKPMAAAFTKRRVDALLPRVQEIVDRALDALERIPEGEVVDLRAAFAAPIPHEVVCELFGVPAGEDGPRAALYRIISRFFDTAISLEDAQANAVDLYGTLTAFLQHKREHPADDLTTALIAARDEGGLSEQELMDNLILLLTAGFETTVNLIDNTVHSLLAHPGQLDLVRTGQVSWEDALEESLRFEAPGAMSGLRYAVEDIEIEPGLTIPKGDPLVVSFAGAGRDPERHGPDAERFDVTRTTSRDHVSFGHGVHHCLGRPLAMAEATVALTSLFTRFPRLALADPAHPPKRLRSIISTGHEELPVLLHGRGPAGPRPEEAEMPAQA; this is encoded by the coding sequence ATGGCACAGCAGGCCTGCCCCTTCCTGTCGATCGACCCGTCCGGCCAGGATCTCTATGGCGAGATATCCCGCATCCGCGCCCAGGGCCCGGCCGTGGAGGTCGAACTCCCCGGCGGCGTCCGGGCGTGGTGGATCACCGGCCTGGAGCTGAACAAGCGGCTCCTGGCCGGACCGGAGACGAGCAAGGACGCCTTCCAGCACTGGCCGGCCTGGATCAACGGGGACATCTCCCGCACCTGGCCGCTCGCCATCTGGGTCTCGGTGCGCAACATGGTCACCGCCTACGGCTCCGACCACACCCGGCTGCGCAAGCCCATGGCCGCCGCCTTCACCAAGCGCCGCGTCGACGCGCTGCTGCCGCGTGTCCAGGAGATCGTCGACCGGGCGCTCGACGCCCTGGAGCGGATCCCGGAGGGCGAAGTCGTGGACCTGAGGGCGGCGTTCGCGGCGCCGATCCCGCACGAGGTGGTGTGCGAGCTCTTCGGCGTACCGGCCGGCGAGGACGGCCCGCGCGCCGCCCTCTACCGCATCATCAGCCGCTTCTTCGACACGGCGATCTCCCTGGAGGACGCCCAGGCCAACGCCGTCGATCTCTACGGCACGCTGACCGCGTTCCTCCAGCACAAGCGGGAGCACCCCGCCGACGACCTGACGACGGCGCTCATCGCCGCGCGCGACGAAGGCGGCCTCAGCGAACAGGAGTTGATGGACAACCTGATCCTGCTGCTCACCGCCGGTTTCGAGACGACCGTCAACCTCATCGACAACACCGTGCACAGCCTGCTCGCCCACCCCGGCCAGCTCGACCTCGTCCGCACCGGGCAGGTCAGCTGGGAGGACGCACTGGAGGAGTCGTTGCGCTTCGAGGCGCCGGGCGCCATGTCGGGCCTGCGCTACGCCGTCGAGGACATCGAGATCGAGCCGGGTCTGACCATCCCCAAGGGTGACCCGCTCGTGGTCTCCTTCGCCGGCGCCGGGCGCGACCCCGAGCGGCACGGGCCGGACGCCGAACGGTTCGACGTGACGCGCACAACCAGCCGTGACCACGTGTCCTTCGGCCACGGCGTGCACCACTGCCTGGGCCGGCCCCTCGCGATGGCCGAGGCGACCGTGGCTCTGACGTCGCTGTTCACGCGCTTCCCGCGGCTGGCACTGGCCGATCCGGCGCATCCGCCGAAGCGGCTGCGGTCCATCATCTCCACCGGCCACGAGGAACTGCCGGTGCTGCTGCACGGCCGGGGCCCGGCGGGCCCGCGCCCGGAGGAGGCCGAGATGCCGGCGCAGGCGTAG
- a CDS encoding FtsW/RodA/SpoVE family cell cycle protein produces the protein MSGTNTSHSPTHHTSTIGAIGAPSRRNTELALLVFAVVIPVFAYANVGLALNDSVPPGLLSYGLGLGLLAGVGHLVVRKFAPYADPLMLPLATLLNGLGLVVIWRLDQSEKLQASRTFVEAAPRQLLYSAMGVALLVVVLIFLKDHRVLQRYTYISMAAALLLLVMPLIPGLSAPTYGAKIWIKIPGLGTLQPGEFAKIALAVFFAGYLMVKRDALALASRRFMGLYLPRGRDLGPILVVWVMSILILVFETDLGTSLLFFGMFVIMLYVATERTSWIVFGLLMSAVGAVGVASFEPHIQTRVQAWLDPMREFELSRAAVQDGIVHSEQAMQALWAFGSGGTLGTGLGQGNSDLIGFAANSDFILATFGEELGLAGVMAILLLYGLIVERGVRTALAARDPFGKLLAIGLSGAFALQVFVVAGGVMGLIPLTGMTLPFVAYGGSSVIANWALIGILLRISDTARRPAPAPAANPDAEMTQVVRPS, from the coding sequence ATGAGCGGTACGAATACGTCGCACTCGCCGACGCACCACACGTCCACGATCGGCGCCATCGGCGCGCCGAGCCGACGCAACACCGAGCTCGCGCTCCTGGTGTTCGCCGTCGTCATCCCGGTGTTCGCCTACGCCAACGTCGGCCTGGCCCTGAACGACTCGGTGCCTCCGGGCCTGCTGAGCTACGGACTCGGGCTCGGCCTGCTCGCGGGCGTCGGTCATCTCGTCGTACGGAAGTTCGCACCGTACGCCGACCCGCTGATGCTGCCGCTGGCCACCCTGCTCAACGGGCTCGGTCTGGTGGTCATCTGGCGGCTGGACCAGTCGGAGAAGCTGCAAGCGAGCAGGACCTTCGTCGAGGCGGCACCGCGCCAGCTGCTGTACTCGGCGATGGGCGTCGCCCTGCTGGTGGTCGTGCTGATCTTCCTGAAGGACCACCGGGTCCTCCAGCGGTACACCTACATTTCCATGGCCGCGGCCCTGCTCCTGCTCGTGATGCCGCTGATCCCCGGCCTCAGCGCCCCGACCTACGGCGCCAAGATCTGGATCAAGATCCCCGGCCTCGGCACGCTCCAGCCCGGTGAGTTCGCGAAGATCGCCCTCGCGGTGTTCTTCGCCGGCTACCTCATGGTCAAGAGGGACGCCCTGGCCCTGGCCAGCCGCCGCTTCATGGGCCTGTACCTGCCGCGCGGCCGCGACCTCGGCCCGATCCTCGTCGTCTGGGTGATGTCGATCCTCATCCTGGTCTTCGAGACCGACCTCGGTACATCCCTGCTGTTCTTCGGGATGTTCGTCATCATGCTGTACGTCGCCACTGAGCGAACCAGCTGGATCGTCTTCGGTCTGCTGATGTCCGCGGTCGGCGCCGTCGGCGTGGCGAGTTTCGAGCCGCACATCCAGACGCGCGTGCAGGCCTGGCTCGACCCGATGCGCGAGTTCGAACTCTCCCGCGCCGCCGTCCAGGACGGCATCGTCCACTCCGAGCAGGCCATGCAGGCCCTGTGGGCCTTCGGTTCCGGAGGCACGCTCGGCACCGGTCTCGGGCAGGGCAACTCCGACCTCATCGGCTTCGCCGCCAACTCCGACTTCATCCTCGCCACCTTCGGCGAGGAACTGGGCCTGGCGGGCGTCATGGCGATCCTGCTGCTCTACGGCCTGATCGTCGAACGGGGTGTGCGCACCGCCCTCGCGGCCCGCGACCCGTTCGGCAAGCTGCTGGCGATCGGCCTGTCCGGCGCCTTCGCCCTCCAGGTCTTCGTCGTGGCCGGCGGTGTCATGGGTCTCATCCCGCTGACCGGTATGACGCTGCCCTTCGTGGCCTACGGCGGTTCCTCCGTGATCGCCAACTGGGCCCTCATCGGCATCCTGCTGAGAATCAGCGACACGGCCCGCCGCCCGGCCCCCGCCCCCGCCGCCAACCCCGACGCCGAGATGACCCAGGTGGTCCGCCCGTCATGA
- a CDS encoding FHA domain-containing protein FhaB/FipA: MSELTLTVMRLGFLAVLWLFVIVAVQVIRSDLFGTRVTQRGSRREAGRQQQAAAARQAPPPQRQQAAGGRRGRNAPTKLVVTEGTLTGTTVALQGQTITLGRAHDSTIVLDDDYASSRHARIYPDRDGQWIVEDLGSTNGTYLDRSRLTTPTPIALGAPIRIGKTVIELRK, from the coding sequence ATGTCAGAGCTGACCCTCACGGTCATGCGGCTGGGTTTCCTGGCCGTACTGTGGCTGTTCGTGATCGTGGCCGTGCAGGTCATCCGCAGCGACCTCTTCGGTACGCGCGTCACCCAGCGCGGCTCGCGCCGCGAGGCGGGCCGACAGCAGCAGGCCGCCGCCGCCCGCCAGGCGCCGCCGCCGCAGCGCCAGCAGGCCGCCGGCGGCCGACGCGGCCGTAACGCCCCCACCAAGCTGGTCGTCACCGAGGGCACCCTCACCGGCACCACGGTCGCGCTCCAGGGCCAGACCATCACCCTGGGCCGCGCGCACGACTCGACGATCGTGCTGGACGACGACTACGCATCCAGCCGCCATGCCAGGATCTACCCGGACCGCGACGGCCAGTGGATCGTCGAGGACCTCGGCTCCACCAACGGCACGTACCTGGACCGGTCCCGGCTGACGACTCCCACACCGATTGCGCTGGGCGCGCCGATCCGCATCGGCAAGACCGTCATCGAGCTGCGGAAGTAG